In Pelagicoccus albus, the following are encoded in one genomic region:
- a CDS encoding sugar phosphate isomerase/epimerase family protein produces the protein MDTRRHFLKGALSLAAASLIARPSLAADVPEKKSPMDGKWFDISLAQWSLNKAFWNGEKDQMRFAQIAKNEFGVKAVEYVNQFYMKDFSSSVVDELVRVSNGEGVRNVLIMCDNEGRLGDPDETKRSAAVKNHLRWIEMARALGCHSIRVNAASEGKFDEQLKLAADGLRRLTELADTFGISVIVENHGGLSSNGAWLSSVMRLVDHPSCGTLPDFGNFTINREEGETYDRYLGTEQLMPFAKGVSAKTYGFNPEGFEKDLDYARLLEIVKAAGYRGHIGIEWEGSSLDEPTGILMTKKLLQKLGGRV, from the coding sequence ATGGATACTCGTCGTCATTTTCTCAAAGGGGCTTTGAGCCTCGCCGCTGCGTCCTTGATCGCCCGTCCGAGTTTGGCGGCCGATGTTCCCGAAAAAAAGAGTCCGATGGATGGGAAGTGGTTCGATATTTCGCTCGCCCAATGGTCGCTCAACAAGGCTTTTTGGAATGGTGAAAAGGATCAGATGCGCTTTGCCCAGATCGCGAAAAACGAGTTTGGCGTGAAGGCGGTCGAATATGTGAACCAGTTTTACATGAAGGATTTCTCCTCCTCTGTAGTTGACGAGCTGGTACGCGTTTCCAATGGGGAAGGCGTTCGCAACGTGCTCATCATGTGCGACAATGAAGGGCGTTTGGGAGATCCGGATGAAACGAAGCGCTCCGCTGCCGTGAAAAACCATTTACGCTGGATCGAGATGGCTCGAGCTCTCGGGTGTCACTCCATCCGCGTCAATGCTGCTTCGGAAGGCAAGTTTGACGAGCAACTAAAGCTGGCGGCGGACGGACTGCGTCGATTGACGGAGCTGGCGGATACTTTTGGGATCAGCGTGATCGTGGAAAACCATGGCGGGCTATCCAGCAATGGAGCTTGGCTCTCAAGCGTGATGCGATTGGTCGATCATCCGTCCTGCGGGACCTTGCCGGACTTCGGGAATTTCACCATCAATCGGGAAGAGGGCGAAACCTACGACCGCTACCTCGGCACGGAGCAGCTAATGCCATTCGCCAAGGGTGTGAGCGCCAAAACCTATGGATTCAATCCCGAAGGCTTCGAAAAGGATTTAGACTATGCTCGTCTATTGGAAATCGTGAAAGCGGCTGGCTATCGCGGCCACATCGGCATCGAATGGGAGGGCAGTTCGCTCGACGAGCCCACTGGCATTTTGATGACCAAGAAGCTGCTGCAAAAGCTCGGCGGCCGAGTGTAG
- a CDS encoding hydroxypyruvate isomerase family protein yields the protein MTHPIARRSALKKAAAGALAIAATRGLANHHQDSEPMEKSGPLKRNIHHSACRWCYGKLELEELCVRGKEAGLEAIDLVNWDEIPILKKHGLAASLVWGVPGGITKGLNRLENHDEILNYFEDVTPKVAAEDMKRIIVFSGNRDGLDDEQGLENCRIGLERIMPIVEKHKIQVVMELLNSKRNHADYQCDHTSWGVELVKQVGSENFKMLYDIYHMQIMDGDVIDTIRENHQYFGHYHTGGVPGRNELDETQELYYPAIMKAILETGFDGYVAQEFVPTWEDPIEALAHGIRVCDV from the coding sequence ATGACTCATCCTATCGCCCGCCGATCCGCCCTGAAGAAAGCTGCCGCCGGAGCCCTGGCCATCGCTGCCACACGAGGGCTCGCTAACCACCACCAAGACTCTGAACCCATGGAAAAAAGCGGTCCGCTCAAACGCAATATCCACCACTCCGCCTGCCGCTGGTGCTACGGAAAACTGGAGCTCGAGGAGCTTTGCGTACGCGGCAAAGAAGCCGGATTAGAGGCCATCGATTTGGTCAATTGGGACGAAATCCCGATCCTGAAAAAGCACGGGCTCGCCGCCTCCCTCGTCTGGGGCGTTCCGGGCGGTATCACCAAGGGCCTCAACCGCCTGGAAAACCACGATGAGATTCTAAACTATTTCGAAGACGTCACCCCCAAGGTCGCAGCCGAGGATATGAAGCGAATCATCGTTTTCTCAGGCAACCGCGACGGGCTAGACGACGAGCAAGGTCTAGAAAACTGCCGCATCGGCTTGGAGCGGATCATGCCCATCGTCGAAAAGCACAAGATCCAGGTGGTTATGGAATTGCTCAACTCCAAGCGCAACCACGCCGACTATCAGTGCGACCACACCAGCTGGGGCGTCGAGCTGGTAAAACAGGTAGGTTCGGAAAACTTTAAGATGCTCTACGACATCTACCACATGCAGATCATGGATGGAGATGTCATCGATACGATCCGGGAGAATCACCAGTACTTCGGGCACTACCATACCGGCGGCGTTCCGGGTCGCAATGAGCTCGATGAAACGCAGGAGCTTTATTATCCCGCCATCATGAAGGCGATTCTAGAAACCGGATTCGACGGCTATGTGGCTCAGGAATTTGTCCCGACTTGGGAGGATCCGATCGAAGCCCTCGCCCACGGCATCCGCGTTTGCGACGTGTAA
- a CDS encoding amidohydrolase family protein → MLTKSLLSLALILSLGPVTIISADSLLIKDVSLISMADEVAEAKFGYSVLIENGMIVQVGPSQEIVAPENSEILKGNGLFLLPGLIDMHVHVWGPADLKAYPAFGVTTVRNMSGMPFHLEAAKMIAAGEMVGPRLITTGPIVNSPGPNAQLNHKLIHTAEEARAEARAQKEKGYDLIKVYSNLNREAYEALVEEAELLGMKLTGHTPEGFRDEGIPYEKPFRIHFDEILEDHFQCIEHMESIVWHALRDDLDVEKLEALAAKIADEGAVITPTLVAHENLLRVAASQGEYLKRPNVDFLNPFINSFEQMVFRRWSKQPRDTRIEFSEFYLKATKVFQDHEIPLVAGSDAGIFTNIPGDALLQELELLDKAGLTPEQILKTTTTTAAEALGLSDSIGKILPGFDADLILVKGNPLANIEHLRDLSAVILHGELYDAAGIERLKSEAREASFEATQQRVLEALAAQGTPIPEM, encoded by the coding sequence ATGCTTACAAAGAGCCTCCTCTCTCTAGCCCTTATATTAAGTTTAGGACCCGTCACGATCATCTCCGCCGATTCGCTCCTGATCAAAGACGTATCCTTGATAAGCATGGCGGATGAAGTCGCCGAGGCGAAGTTCGGTTACTCCGTTTTGATCGAAAACGGCATGATTGTCCAGGTCGGTCCGAGCCAAGAAATAGTCGCTCCTGAGAACTCTGAAATATTGAAAGGTAATGGACTTTTTCTTTTGCCCGGACTTATCGATATGCACGTACATGTATGGGGTCCCGCCGATTTGAAAGCGTATCCAGCTTTCGGAGTCACCACGGTGAGAAACATGTCCGGCATGCCCTTTCACCTAGAAGCAGCCAAAATGATAGCGGCTGGTGAAATGGTTGGACCTCGATTGATAACCACCGGTCCCATCGTGAACTCACCCGGACCCAACGCCCAATTAAACCACAAGCTGATCCATACCGCGGAGGAAGCTCGAGCAGAGGCACGTGCCCAGAAAGAAAAAGGCTACGATTTGATCAAGGTTTACTCGAATCTGAACCGAGAGGCCTACGAGGCTTTGGTTGAGGAAGCAGAACTTCTCGGCATGAAACTGACGGGACACACACCGGAGGGTTTCAGAGATGAAGGTATCCCCTACGAAAAGCCATTTCGTATCCATTTCGACGAAATTCTCGAAGATCACTTCCAATGTATCGAACATATGGAAAGCATCGTCTGGCACGCCTTACGAGACGATCTCGACGTAGAAAAGCTGGAAGCCTTGGCCGCCAAGATCGCGGATGAAGGAGCGGTGATTACCCCTACCCTCGTAGCCCACGAAAATTTGCTCCGTGTCGCGGCCAGCCAAGGCGAATACCTGAAACGTCCTAACGTCGATTTCCTGAATCCATTCATCAACTCCTTCGAACAAATGGTCTTTCGTCGCTGGTCTAAGCAACCACGCGACACTCGAATCGAATTCTCCGAGTTTTACCTCAAAGCGACCAAAGTTTTCCAAGATCACGAGATCCCTCTGGTAGCCGGCAGCGACGCTGGCATATTCACAAACATCCCCGGTGACGCCCTTTTGCAGGAACTCGAGCTTTTGGACAAAGCAGGGCTGACTCCCGAGCAAATCTTGAAAACCACGACGACCACCGCCGCGGAAGCGCTTGGTTTATCAGATTCTATCGGCAAGATCCTACCCGGCTTCGACGCAGATCTAATCCTCGTAAAGGGCAACCCTCTGGCGAATATCGAGCACCTGCGCGATCTTTCAGCAGTGATTCTTCACGGGGAACTCTACGATGCGGCGGGAATAGAACGGCTAAAATCCGAGGCTCGCGAAGCTTCTTTCGAAGCCACTCAGCAACGCGTGCTCGAAGCCCTGGCTGCTCAAGGTACGCCCATACCTGAAATGTGA
- a CDS encoding endonuclease/exonuclease/phosphatase family protein: MSFYHGIDARSVSGRRTIDRLLLLKEALREIPDKTTDSNLLVATWNIRDFDKPAYGERSDEAIYYIAEIISRFDIVAIQEVYRDLKALNRVLSILGPFWKPLISDTTEGRQGNNERMVYLYDSRKVSFGGLAGELVLPDVKAEDGTQRPASQIWRTPYICGFKAGWSNFMLCSAHILWGREPSRGGIEPADRIEEIRKIAKFLKKRTQDPTAWSRNLILLGDFNIFSSNENGAFGELTKTGGFTIPDSHREFVTNAAQNRCYDQIAFRIQKDRLDWTGRAGVFDYFKHIYTEADQALYIEQMGEAYLRNTRGKIRDEKGQARYYKTYWRTHQMSDHLPLWAELKIDFSSQYLTRKREGSV; this comes from the coding sequence ATGTCATTTTACCACGGAATAGATGCCCGTAGCGTAAGCGGCCGCAGAACCATAGATCGCCTCCTATTGCTCAAAGAGGCACTAAGAGAAATCCCTGATAAAACTACCGATTCGAATCTCCTCGTAGCCACTTGGAATATTCGGGACTTCGATAAGCCTGCCTACGGGGAACGCTCCGACGAAGCGATCTACTACATCGCCGAGATCATTTCCCGCTTCGACATCGTCGCAATCCAAGAGGTCTATCGCGACCTGAAAGCCTTAAATAGAGTCCTATCCATCCTCGGCCCGTTTTGGAAACCGCTGATCAGCGATACGACCGAAGGTCGCCAAGGAAACAACGAGCGCATGGTCTACCTCTACGACTCCCGAAAGGTCTCATTTGGAGGACTTGCCGGAGAACTGGTGCTGCCGGACGTAAAAGCGGAGGATGGCACGCAACGGCCCGCCAGCCAAATTTGGCGAACCCCTTACATCTGCGGCTTCAAAGCAGGCTGGTCCAACTTCATGCTCTGCTCCGCTCACATTCTCTGGGGCCGCGAGCCGTCCCGCGGAGGAATCGAGCCGGCCGACCGCATCGAAGAAATCCGCAAGATCGCAAAGTTCCTCAAAAAGCGAACGCAGGATCCCACCGCTTGGTCGCGAAACCTCATCCTGCTGGGCGACTTCAACATTTTTTCCAGCAACGAAAACGGAGCCTTTGGAGAGCTCACGAAAACGGGCGGATTCACGATTCCAGATAGCCATCGAGAGTTCGTCACCAATGCAGCCCAAAACCGCTGCTACGACCAAATTGCTTTCCGTATCCAAAAAGACAGACTCGACTGGACCGGGAGAGCCGGTGTCTTCGATTATTTCAAACATATCTACACCGAAGCCGACCAGGCACTCTACATCGAACAAATGGGAGAAGCCTACCTGCGGAACACTCGTGGAAAGATCAGGGATGAGAAAGGGCAAGCTCGCTACTACAAAACCTATTGGCGCACCCATCAAATGTCAGACCATCTCCCTCTATGGGCGGAACTAAAAATTGACTTTTCCAGCCAATACCTGACCCGCAAGCGAGAGGGATCTGTCTAG
- a CDS encoding valine--tRNA ligase, producing the protein MAQEINQGYDPKEVETKWYAAWEKNGCFEGEVEEGKDAYSIMIPPPNVTGILHMGHVLDNTLQDIFIRRARLEGKSTLWFPGTDHASIATQTKVEQALRNEGTSRREIGREKFLERAWQWSDDHGGKILNQLKKLGASCDWRRTTFTMDESYERSVRAAFVKLFERGYIYRGKRLVNWCPSSQTALSNEEVIMKPQKGKFWKMRYEIVEEPGRYIEISTTRPETIMGDTAVAVHPEDERYTDLVGKHVWRPFPRAEIPIVADRAVEKDFGTGALKVTPAHDQVDFDIGKRHDLPLIDVMNPDGTLSDAAGPEFAGMERFAARKAAAKKLEELGLLVDTEDYENNVGFSERADVPIEPRLSEQWYLKYPKVEEAKAAVEKGIIKFHPKRWEKVYLHWLNNIQDWCISRQLWWGQRIPVWYKKGEDRLDPKNWHVSVDGPSDPENWEQDEDALDTWASSYIWPFATFGWPNEDEKTLKELAHFYPTSTLVTGFDIIFFWVARMIMAGLELYGEDKKELTDDEIAARIPFKDIFIHGLIRDSKGRKMSKTLGNSPDPLDLIERFGADGLRFGIINIAPSGSDILFSEERIEIGRNFCNKLWNACRFRQMNGAVDSNASLDAILGRLKTSPLDGYSNWILSRLLETMREIEGQFAKFEMHQLTHSLYNFVWGDFCDWYVEAAKALLQKKEDPRHDMALAVSDLAIRQALQLLHPVMPHITEELWHAMGYCEEGAYIQDTVLLSADELAAKLAEAGVVVDTTAANDVEQVKELITKARSVKSEYNVASKRDVTLFVSATDEASSKIVSENLDTIKKLAGAATIELKDSVDGCPGAVSTLGTVYLDLSSAIDVAAEKERLSKELEKLNKQVAAGEGKLKNPKFVDKAPANVVEGARKQLAETVAKRDEIARLLESL; encoded by the coding sequence ATGGCACAGGAAATCAATCAAGGCTACGACCCGAAGGAAGTTGAAACCAAGTGGTACGCCGCTTGGGAAAAAAACGGCTGCTTCGAAGGTGAAGTGGAAGAGGGCAAAGATGCCTATTCCATCATGATCCCGCCTCCCAATGTGACCGGGATCCTGCACATGGGCCACGTGCTCGACAACACCCTGCAAGACATCTTTATCCGTCGGGCCCGCCTCGAAGGAAAGAGCACGCTCTGGTTTCCCGGCACCGACCACGCCTCTATCGCGACTCAGACCAAGGTGGAGCAGGCCCTTCGCAACGAAGGTACCTCCCGCCGCGAAATCGGTCGCGAAAAGTTCCTCGAGCGGGCGTGGCAGTGGAGCGACGACCATGGCGGCAAGATCCTGAATCAGCTCAAGAAGCTCGGCGCTTCCTGCGATTGGCGTCGTACGACTTTCACCATGGACGAAAGCTACGAACGCTCCGTTCGGGCTGCCTTCGTGAAGCTCTTCGAGCGCGGCTACATCTACCGCGGCAAGCGTTTGGTTAATTGGTGTCCGAGCTCTCAGACCGCACTCTCCAACGAAGAGGTCATCATGAAGCCTCAGAAGGGCAAGTTCTGGAAGATGCGCTACGAGATCGTCGAGGAGCCAGGCCGCTACATCGAAATTTCCACCACTCGTCCGGAAACAATCATGGGCGATACCGCGGTTGCGGTTCACCCCGAGGACGAGCGTTACACGGATCTCGTTGGCAAACATGTTTGGCGTCCCTTTCCACGGGCGGAGATTCCCATCGTCGCGGATCGCGCGGTTGAGAAAGATTTTGGAACGGGAGCTTTGAAGGTAACTCCTGCTCACGACCAGGTCGACTTCGACATCGGCAAGCGTCACGATCTTCCCTTGATCGACGTCATGAATCCGGACGGCACGCTCAGCGATGCGGCCGGACCGGAGTTCGCTGGCATGGAGCGTTTCGCGGCTCGCAAGGCTGCCGCCAAGAAGCTCGAAGAGCTCGGTTTGCTGGTCGATACGGAAGATTATGAAAACAACGTAGGCTTCTCCGAGCGCGCCGACGTACCCATCGAACCGCGTCTCTCCGAGCAATGGTACTTGAAGTACCCGAAGGTCGAAGAAGCGAAGGCTGCGGTTGAGAAGGGGATCATCAAGTTCCACCCGAAGCGTTGGGAAAAGGTTTACCTCCATTGGCTCAACAACATCCAGGACTGGTGCATCAGCCGACAACTCTGGTGGGGGCAACGTATCCCTGTCTGGTACAAGAAGGGCGAGGATCGTCTCGACCCCAAGAACTGGCACGTTTCGGTCGATGGACCAAGCGATCCGGAAAATTGGGAGCAGGATGAGGACGCGCTCGATACCTGGGCATCTTCCTACATCTGGCCTTTCGCTACTTTCGGCTGGCCAAACGAAGACGAGAAGACGCTCAAGGAGCTCGCTCATTTCTATCCGACCAGCACCTTGGTCACTGGCTTCGATATCATTTTCTTCTGGGTGGCTCGCATGATCATGGCTGGCCTGGAGCTTTACGGAGAAGACAAGAAAGAGCTTACGGACGACGAGATCGCGGCAAGAATCCCATTCAAGGACATCTTCATCCACGGCCTCATTCGGGACTCCAAGGGACGCAAGATGTCCAAGACCTTGGGCAATTCGCCTGATCCGCTCGACTTGATCGAGCGCTTCGGTGCGGATGGACTGCGATTTGGCATCATCAATATTGCGCCAAGTGGTTCGGATATCCTCTTCTCCGAAGAGCGTATCGAGATTGGTCGTAACTTCTGCAACAAGCTTTGGAATGCCTGCCGATTCCGTCAGATGAACGGAGCGGTCGATTCCAACGCCTCGCTTGACGCGATCCTAGGTCGCCTCAAAACGTCGCCGCTCGACGGATACAGCAACTGGATCCTGTCTCGCTTGCTGGAGACTATGCGTGAGATCGAAGGTCAGTTCGCCAAGTTCGAAATGCACCAGCTTACCCATTCGCTCTACAACTTCGTTTGGGGAGATTTCTGCGACTGGTACGTGGAAGCGGCAAAGGCACTTCTGCAAAAGAAGGAAGACCCACGCCACGACATGGCTCTCGCAGTATCCGACTTGGCTATACGCCAAGCGCTTCAATTGCTTCATCCGGTCATGCCGCACATCACCGAAGAACTCTGGCATGCTATGGGTTACTGCGAGGAGGGTGCCTACATTCAGGATACCGTTCTTCTGAGTGCAGATGAATTGGCGGCCAAACTCGCCGAAGCGGGAGTCGTGGTAGATACGACCGCCGCTAATGACGTGGAGCAGGTTAAGGAACTTATTACCAAAGCCCGTTCGGTTAAGTCCGAGTACAATGTTGCTTCCAAGCGTGACGTGACCCTGTTCGTAAGCGCGACCGATGAAGCCAGCTCAAAAATCGTGTCCGAAAACTTGGATACGATCAAGAAGCTCGCCGGAGCGGCTACAATCGAGCTCAAGGATTCAGTCGATGGATGCCCGGGTGCGGTAAGCACGCTCGGCACTGTCTACCTCGATCTCTCCAGCGCTATCGACGTGGCTGCCGAAAAGGAGCGTTTGAGCAAAGAGCTCGAAAAGCTGAACAAGCAGGTCGCTGCGGGCGAAGGAAAGCTCAAGAATCCGAAGTTCGTGGACAAGGCTCCGGCCAATGTGGTCGAAGGGGCTCGCAAGCAGCTGGCAGAGACAGTCGCCAAGCGCGACGAAATCGCCCGCTTGCTGGAAAGCCTGTAG
- a CDS encoding DUF7133 domain-containing protein, whose amino-acid sequence MKTCLASLAMVSFAVSFASAAKMSLEEHDRVPYPVIDDASEETALAVQQLKLPEGIEAKLWAAEPMLANPVAFDFDEQGRLFVTETYRYLTSVIDIRNYMDMVEEDLAFRSVEDRREGIEELFGEDARGFAIEGEILRLLEDRDRDGVADHSSIYADGFNTSVDGIASGVLARQGDVYFTNIPNLWKFDGIDEEGSAEQREKLLSGFGVHFGFTGHDLHGLILGPDGKLYFSIGDRGANVETKEGETIAYQDTGAVYRCNLDGTDLEIVHWGLRNPQELAFDEFGNLFTGDNDCDNGDYERLVLIAEGGDSGWRVGHQQAPLGRGGVWISEGWWKTRFEGRTKFALPPISYVDDGPSGIAFHPGTGLSPEYEGHLFMTHFKGSIASSGITTYKLKPDGAWFELDEKKDFLSGILPTDVTFAPDGKFYVLDWVNGWPKSKKGRVYALANPNYLETPIVKQTQELIATGMSERPVNELGELLSHPNWNVRLEAQLELASRGETGIQILSAIATDESAGLRPRLHATWGLGIAAREESSLNATIVGLASSSDAEIRAQATKLIGDLEIGDQQELLVSHLQDESLRVRYFAAQSIGKLGIEEATPALLKAAEENADQDPYLSHAIVMGLVGSKNLYVMAENVTHESNAVRSAILLTYRRLGDVNIARFLHDEDEHIVLDAARAINDAPVTSAYASLAAILESPLAQNPILGLRAINAHFRLGKASNAEALAKFASNEQSPLNLRLEVLQQMATWGSPLQRDRIMGVYQPLESRPASVAGEALTAVADDILASDKGEIVASFITAIGALGITELSDSLCTLASDPERPGTARVAAFNALVAAQDPRLDELVLMASESNASELRLATLPILTETAPEQAEVTLELMSKGSVEEQRVAYKTLAKSKQAFAETLLIDSLTRLTDGKVPYGAQLELLEATESHPSKTIKTAYQSYQSAIAADPDPIAPYRFALDGGERRPGGSDAFMDNKIMACVRCHIVYGPGESAGPNLADIGLRLDKRQLLEAIVAPNASIADGWNNVIVTLKDQSSKAGILESEDDDRITLKLVSGETETLRKSDIANTLSMPSSMPAVFGSMLSKREIRDLVAFLEAQRWQPGDRAAHGEE is encoded by the coding sequence ATGAAGACCTGTCTCGCCAGCCTAGCGATGGTCAGCTTCGCCGTCTCCTTCGCATCCGCTGCGAAAATGAGCCTCGAGGAGCATGATCGCGTTCCTTACCCAGTAATCGACGATGCCAGCGAAGAGACTGCTCTCGCCGTGCAGCAACTGAAATTGCCCGAGGGAATCGAGGCGAAACTCTGGGCCGCGGAACCGATGTTGGCCAATCCGGTCGCTTTTGATTTCGATGAACAAGGGCGTCTCTTCGTCACTGAAACCTACCGATACCTCACGAGTGTCATCGATATCCGAAACTACATGGATATGGTAGAGGAAGACCTCGCCTTCCGTAGTGTAGAAGACCGACGGGAAGGAATCGAAGAACTCTTCGGCGAGGACGCGAGAGGCTTTGCCATCGAAGGGGAAATCCTCCGCCTGCTGGAGGATCGGGATCGAGACGGAGTGGCGGATCATAGTTCCATTTATGCCGACGGCTTCAACACATCCGTGGATGGGATCGCCTCAGGCGTTTTAGCGAGACAGGGTGACGTCTATTTCACCAACATCCCGAACCTTTGGAAATTCGACGGGATCGACGAGGAAGGCTCCGCCGAGCAAAGGGAAAAGCTGCTGAGCGGCTTCGGCGTCCACTTCGGTTTCACCGGACACGATCTGCACGGACTGATCCTAGGTCCGGATGGAAAACTCTACTTCAGCATCGGAGACCGCGGAGCTAATGTTGAAACCAAAGAGGGCGAAACCATCGCCTATCAAGACACCGGAGCCGTCTACCGCTGCAATCTCGACGGAACCGATTTGGAGATCGTTCACTGGGGACTCCGCAACCCGCAAGAGCTCGCCTTCGACGAGTTTGGAAACCTCTTCACAGGCGACAACGATTGCGACAACGGTGACTACGAACGTCTAGTCCTCATCGCCGAGGGCGGCGATTCAGGCTGGCGGGTCGGCCATCAGCAAGCGCCCCTGGGACGAGGCGGAGTTTGGATTTCCGAAGGTTGGTGGAAGACACGCTTCGAAGGTCGTACCAAGTTTGCCCTCCCCCCGATTTCCTACGTGGACGACGGCCCTTCCGGCATCGCCTTCCACCCCGGAACTGGATTGTCGCCCGAATATGAAGGGCACCTCTTCATGACACATTTTAAGGGCAGCATCGCTTCCAGCGGCATCACCACCTACAAGCTGAAGCCCGATGGAGCCTGGTTTGAGCTAGACGAGAAAAAGGACTTTTTATCCGGCATTCTCCCCACCGACGTTACTTTCGCTCCGGACGGAAAGTTCTACGTTCTTGATTGGGTGAACGGTTGGCCAAAGTCCAAAAAAGGACGCGTCTACGCATTGGCCAATCCTAACTATCTGGAAACGCCCATCGTAAAACAGACCCAAGAACTGATTGCCACCGGCATGAGCGAGCGGCCCGTTAACGAATTGGGAGAACTGCTTTCCCACCCGAATTGGAATGTCCGACTCGAAGCCCAGCTGGAGCTCGCCTCCAGAGGAGAAACCGGTATTCAGATTCTAAGCGCCATCGCAACGGATGAATCGGCCGGTCTCCGCCCACGCCTTCACGCCACCTGGGGATTGGGCATTGCAGCGAGAGAGGAATCCTCGCTCAACGCCACCATCGTCGGACTCGCTTCCTCGTCGGACGCGGAGATCCGAGCCCAAGCCACCAAGCTGATCGGCGACCTGGAAATTGGCGACCAACAGGAGCTTCTCGTCTCACACCTTCAGGACGAATCCCTTCGCGTTCGCTACTTCGCGGCCCAAAGTATCGGAAAACTGGGCATAGAGGAAGCAACGCCCGCTCTTCTCAAAGCGGCCGAAGAGAACGCCGACCAAGACCCTTATCTGAGCCACGCCATCGTCATGGGCTTAGTCGGTAGCAAGAATCTTTACGTCATGGCGGAGAACGTGACCCATGAATCAAATGCTGTCCGCTCAGCGATCCTCCTCACGTATCGGAGACTTGGAGACGTTAACATAGCCCGTTTTCTTCACGATGAGGACGAACACATCGTTCTCGATGCGGCCCGAGCGATCAACGACGCGCCGGTCACTTCCGCTTATGCGTCCTTAGCCGCCATACTGGAATCGCCACTGGCCCAAAACCCGATCCTAGGACTGCGGGCCATCAACGCCCATTTTCGACTTGGCAAAGCTTCCAATGCCGAGGCTTTGGCCAAATTCGCCTCTAACGAGCAAAGTCCCCTTAACCTCCGTCTCGAGGTTTTGCAACAGATGGCGACCTGGGGAAGCCCACTCCAGCGCGACCGGATTATGGGTGTCTATCAACCCCTCGAAAGTCGTCCTGCCTCCGTGGCTGGCGAAGCGCTCACCGCTGTTGCAGACGATATTTTGGCCTCCGATAAGGGCGAAATCGTTGCGAGCTTCATTACAGCAATTGGAGCACTCGGTATCACCGAATTGTCTGACTCGCTCTGCACGCTCGCTTCCGATCCCGAGCGTCCGGGCACTGCCCGAGTCGCCGCATTCAATGCCCTCGTCGCCGCACAAGATCCTCGCCTCGACGAACTGGTGCTGATGGCGAGCGAATCGAACGCTTCGGAACTCCGACTCGCCACTCTGCCGATATTAACCGAAACCGCCCCCGAGCAGGCGGAGGTCACCCTTGAACTGATGAGCAAGGGCAGCGTGGAGGAACAACGAGTCGCCTACAAAACCTTGGCCAAATCCAAGCAAGCCTTCGCGGAAACCTTGCTAATCGACAGCCTCACTCGATTGACCGATGGCAAAGTCCCCTACGGAGCTCAACTCGAGCTACTCGAGGCCACCGAGAGCCATCCGTCAAAGACGATCAAAACCGCTTACCAATCCTACCAGTCCGCTATCGCGGCGGATCCGGATCCGATCGCGCCTTACCGATTCGCTCTGGACGGAGGCGAGAGACGCCCGGGAGGAAGCGATGCTTTTATGGATAATAAAATCATGGCCTGCGTCCGCTGCCACATCGTTTATGGCCCTGGCGAGTCGGCGGGTCCGAACTTGGCAGATATCGGACTACGGCTAGACAAACGCCAACTGCTCGAAGCAATCGTCGCTCCCAACGCCTCAATCGCAGACGGCTGGAACAACGTTATCGTCACCTTAAAGGATCAAAGCTCCAAAGCGGGAATACTGGAATCAGAGGACGACGATCGGATCACTTTGAAACTGGTCAGCGGCGAAACGGAAACCCTCCGCAAAAGCGACATCGCCAACACGCTTTCTATGCCGTCCAGCATGCCTGCCGTCTTTGGCTCCATGCTGAGCAAGCGCGAAATCCGAGACCTGGTCGCCTTCTTGGAAGCCCAAAGATGGCAGCCAGGCGATCGGGCCGCCCACGGGGAAGAATGA